One Gemmatimonadota bacterium DNA window includes the following coding sequences:
- a CDS encoding thiamine pyrophosphate-requiring protein, translated as MTGNEAIAKILKAEGLDWFSCFPHHPLIDACAIEGLRPILCRQERAGVNIADGFSRIRNGKTIGVFMMQMGPGAENAFGGVAQAYADSVPVLLLPGGPPRSRAGADLAFESVENYRGITKWVSNINSAARIPEMMGRAYSLLKQGKPGPVMLEIPGDVGEEEIPDDAFDYTPIKPFKSGASPEDVRDLVSALLKSRCPVISAGQGVLYAEATDALIEFAEWTKTPIMTTLAGKSAFPETHPLSLGTGAASHSLMVAEYLKKTDFFFGIGTSMTSGFKSDVPAGAALAQCVVSHGDLNKEHRVDYGAVGDAGVVLRQMVEEAKRQLDGRPRDDERGDIEEIARLKAAWLAEWEPRFRSDEVPLSPYRVFREIAGVVDGRRTIITHDSGYPREQLAPFWETDTPRGYIGWGASTQLGYGLGLAIGAKIADPEKQVVNVMGDAAFGMAGLDVETAVRSEIPIITVILNNGVMTHYDHHMAYASERWGSNRLGGDYAAIGAGLGAYAEKVTTPDQIAPAIQRAVEANREGRPAVIETITKVEEHTSRY; from the coding sequence ATGACCGGAAACGAAGCCATTGCGAAGATCCTGAAGGCGGAGGGGCTGGACTGGTTCAGCTGTTTCCCCCACCATCCCCTCATCGACGCCTGCGCGATCGAGGGCTTGCGTCCCATTCTCTGCCGGCAGGAACGGGCCGGCGTCAATATCGCCGACGGATTCAGCCGGATTCGGAACGGGAAAACCATCGGCGTCTTCATGATGCAGATGGGGCCGGGTGCGGAGAACGCCTTCGGCGGGGTGGCCCAGGCCTACGCGGATTCGGTGCCCGTCCTGCTGCTGCCCGGCGGTCCGCCGCGGTCCCGTGCGGGCGCCGACCTGGCCTTCGAATCGGTAGAAAACTACCGGGGCATCACCAAGTGGGTCTCGAACATCAACTCGGCGGCCCGGATTCCGGAAATGATGGGGCGGGCGTACAGCCTGCTGAAGCAAGGCAAGCCGGGGCCGGTCATGCTGGAGATCCCCGGGGACGTGGGCGAGGAGGAGATCCCTGACGACGCCTTTGACTACACCCCCATTAAACCATTCAAGAGCGGCGCATCGCCCGAGGACGTCCGGGATCTGGTTTCGGCCCTGCTGAAGTCCAGATGCCCGGTCATCAGCGCCGGCCAGGGCGTGCTGTACGCCGAGGCCACCGATGCGCTGATCGAGTTCGCCGAATGGACGAAGACCCCGATCATGACCACGTTGGCCGGCAAGAGCGCCTTCCCCGAAACCCATCCCCTGTCCCTGGGCACGGGAGCGGCCTCCCATTCCCTGATGGTGGCGGAATACCTGAAGAAGACCGATTTCTTCTTCGGCATCGGCACGAGCATGACTTCAGGGTTCAAATCGGATGTGCCGGCGGGCGCGGCGCTCGCCCAGTGCGTCGTCAGCCACGGGGACCTGAACAAGGAGCACCGCGTCGACTACGGCGCGGTGGGCGACGCGGGGGTGGTGCTGCGGCAGATGGTCGAGGAAGCGAAACGTCAGCTCGACGGGCGGCCCCGGGACGATGAGCGGGGCGATATCGAGGAGATCGCACGGCTCAAGGCGGCGTGGCTGGCCGAATGGGAACCCCGTTTCCGCTCCGACGAGGTGCCCCTGAGCCCGTACCGCGTGTTCCGGGAGATCGCCGGGGTAGTGGACGGCAGGCGCACGATCATCACCCACGATTCGGGGTATCCGCGGGAGCAGCTCGCACCCTTCTGGGAGACCGATACGCCCCGGGGCTATATCGGCTGGGGCGCTTCCACGCAGCTGGGCTACGGGCTGGGACTGGCCATCGGCGCCAAGATCGCCGACCCGGAGAAACAGGTCGTCAACGTCATGGGAGACGCCGCCTTCGGCATGGCCGGGCTGGACGTGGAGACCGCCGTGCGTTCGGAGATCCCCATCATTACGGTAATCCTGAACAACGGGGTCATGACCCACTACGACCATCACATGGCCTACGCATCGGAACGCTGGGGGAGCAATCGGCTGGGTGGGGATTACGCCGCCATCGGGGCAGGGCTGGGTGCTTACGCCGAGAAGGTGACGACGCCCGACCAGATCGCTCCGGCGATACAGCGAGCGGTGGAAGCCAACCGCGAGGGCCGGCCGGCAGTCATCGAGACGATCACCAAGGTGGAAGAGCACACGTCGAGGTATTGA
- a CDS encoding phytanoyl-CoA dioxygenase family protein produces MEPHEQYLFDLQGFIVVRKALAPQQVAALNEALDANRDKRKDDTASSTSKALKGTQLRGLYEGMLTWEQPWCRPFREVLANPRIIPYLNTLLGRGWKMDHSPFIFTSAAGTEGLRLHGYGQAEYNGSRSYHYQNGAMRCGLINCQYQLSDVNPGDGGLCVVPGSHKANFTLPDEISRYEADQDIVYHVPMKAGDLVIFNEATTHGTLPWKGQGERRSLFYRYTPKYMHYTGGVFETGLPEWTKELNEAQRAVIEPPYVYHRPLIDDDGRTLSTPRREGE; encoded by the coding sequence ATGGAACCCCATGAGCAGTACCTCTTCGACTTGCAGGGGTTCATCGTGGTGCGCAAGGCCCTTGCGCCCCAGCAGGTTGCGGCACTGAACGAGGCCCTGGACGCCAATCGAGACAAGCGGAAGGACGATACAGCGAGCAGCACGAGCAAGGCGCTCAAAGGCACGCAGCTCCGCGGGCTCTATGAAGGCATGCTGACGTGGGAGCAGCCCTGGTGCCGGCCATTCCGCGAGGTGCTGGCCAATCCGAGGATCATCCCTTATCTGAACACCCTGCTGGGCCGGGGGTGGAAGATGGATCACAGTCCCTTCATCTTCACGTCCGCGGCGGGGACCGAGGGACTGCGCCTTCACGGGTACGGTCAGGCCGAATACAACGGATCCCGGTCCTACCACTACCAGAACGGCGCCATGCGTTGCGGGCTGATCAACTGCCAGTACCAGCTGAGCGACGTGAACCCGGGCGACGGCGGGCTGTGCGTCGTCCCGGGCAGCCACAAGGCGAACTTCACCCTTCCGGACGAAATCTCCCGCTACGAGGCCGATCAGGATATCGTGTACCACGTGCCCATGAAGGCCGGCGACCTGGTCATCTTCAACGAGGCCACGACCCACGGTACGCTGCCGTGGAAGGGGCAGGGAGAGCGCCGCTCGCTGTTCTACCGGTACACCCCGAAGTACATGCATTATACCGGCGGTGTGTTTGAAACTGGCCTGCCGGAGTGGACGAAAGAACTCAACGAAGCCCAGCGGGCCGTGATCGAACCGCCGTATGTGTATCACCGTCCCTTGATCGACGACGACGGTAGGACGCTTTCGACCCCTCGGCGCGAGGGAGAGTAA
- a CDS encoding phytanoyl-CoA dioxygenase family protein, producing the protein MSEREKYLYDLQGFLVVRSLLSSDEVRALNDALDAHPDRTGEHGPGGALDGTPLAGPDTQYVHYEGMLTWDPPWCQPFRDLLAHPKLIPYLNTMMGRGWKLDHNIDVLTSKPGAQGTPFHGNSTGKFAGSTYYMYDDGRMRSGLIVCQFYLTDVDPDDGGLTVIPGSHKANFPMPGYVRHYEDHREIFHHVTVKAGDLVIFNEATTHGALPWRGKGERRCVLHRYIPKYMHYEGGVYETRLPEWTNELTEAQRAVLEPPYIYNRPLIEDDGESIVRPRREGI; encoded by the coding sequence ATGAGCGAGCGCGAGAAATACCTCTATGACCTTCAGGGGTTTCTCGTGGTCCGCAGCCTGCTTTCCTCCGATGAAGTGCGGGCGCTGAACGACGCCCTGGACGCTCATCCCGACCGGACCGGCGAGCACGGACCGGGCGGCGCGCTGGACGGCACTCCGCTGGCGGGCCCCGACACGCAGTACGTCCACTACGAAGGGATGCTGACCTGGGACCCGCCCTGGTGCCAGCCCTTCCGCGACCTGCTTGCTCACCCGAAGCTGATTCCCTATCTGAATACCATGATGGGCCGGGGCTGGAAACTTGACCACAACATCGACGTGCTCACCTCGAAGCCGGGCGCCCAGGGCACGCCCTTCCACGGCAACAGTACGGGGAAGTTTGCCGGGTCCACCTACTACATGTACGACGACGGCCGCATGCGGAGCGGACTGATCGTCTGCCAGTTTTACCTGACCGATGTAGATCCGGATGACGGCGGGCTGACCGTGATACCGGGCAGCCACAAGGCCAATTTCCCCATGCCGGGATACGTCCGCCACTACGAGGACCACCGGGAAATCTTCCATCACGTCACTGTGAAAGCCGGCGATCTGGTGATCTTCAACGAGGCCACGACCCACGGCGCGCTGCCGTGGAGGGGAAAGGGTGAGCGACGCTGCGTGCTCCACCGGTACATCCCGAAATACATGCATTACGAAGGCGGCGTATATGAAACGCGCCTGCCCGAATGGACGAATGAGCTCACCGAAGCCCAGCGCGCGGTCCTGGAACCCCCGTACATCTACAACCGCCCCCTGATCGAGGACGACGGCGAATCGATCGTACGTCCCCGCAGGGAGGGGATCTGA
- a CDS encoding thioredoxin family protein, producing MKRILIPAAVVAVAAAFLLVNFSTPMAAGEAKVGNAAPDFTLTDTNGNSVTLSDYSGKYVVLEWINYDCPFVAKHYDAKNMQGLQDKYREQGVVWLAVNSSAEGKQGQFSNEEIHKRLKKHASTVDAYLLDGNGDVGRAYGATHTPHMYIINPEGTLIYMGAIDSINSANIADIPKADNYVVMALDAVFAGNEVPVEMTRAYGCTVKY from the coding sequence ATGAAGAGGATCTTGATTCCGGCAGCCGTGGTGGCCGTTGCCGCCGCGTTCCTGCTGGTTAACTTCTCCACACCGATGGCCGCCGGAGAAGCCAAGGTGGGAAACGCGGCACCGGATTTCACGCTGACGGACACGAACGGCAACAGCGTGACGCTTTCGGACTACAGCGGCAAGTACGTGGTCCTGGAGTGGATCAACTACGACTGTCCCTTCGTGGCCAAGCACTACGACGCCAAGAACATGCAGGGCCTGCAGGACAAGTACCGCGAGCAGGGCGTGGTCTGGCTGGCCGTCAACTCGTCGGCCGAAGGCAAGCAGGGCCAGTTTTCCAATGAAGAAATCCACAAGCGCCTGAAGAAGCACGCGTCGACCGTGGACGCCTACCTGCTCGATGGCAACGGCGACGTCGGCAGGGCGTACGGCGCCACTCACACGCCCCACATGTACATCATCAACCCGGAAGGCACGCTGATCTACATGGGCGCCATCGACAGCATCAACTCGGCCAACATCGCCGACATACCCAAGGCCGACAATTACGTCGTCATGGCCCTGGACGCGGTTTTTGCCGGCAATGAAGTGCCCGTCGAGATGACCCGGGCCTACGGCTGTACGGTGAAGTACTAG
- a CDS encoding thiol:disulfide interchange protein, giving the protein MKSMRATLLSLAILFAIGAGTWSVHGQAVRTDYMETELVVETTSIKPGQPFWAGLRMKMDEHWHTYWRNPADSGLPTKIHWTLPDGFQAGEINWPYPQKIELDILASYGYEGETLLLVEITPPADLAPGGTVDVGAFASWLVCADICLPGESGYQVTLPVSPDAPQADDRWTDLFTRTRENLPVAVPGWHVEAAISDSTVALHAAPPEWFPGNLTSADFYPYNADLIDYISPQKLEKTETGYLLTMRRSGFYTGRPQQITGVLVSADGWRGPGSERAMAVSAVYSDELPAAVAVIGPAGSGDVSVVSGLAATAVSGDLVSGLWQALLFALVGGMILNLMPCVLPVLSIKVLGFIHQAGDDPAKARRHGLVFTAGVLVSFLALAAVLIALRAGGEQLGWGFQLQSPAFIVVLSVIIFMFGLSLFGVFEIGTSLVGLGGRMDSGSGLGGSFLSGVLATVVATPCTAPFMGVALGYALTQSAVQSLAIFGFLGLGMALPYLTLSSVPVLLRYVPKPGAWMESFKQFMGFLMMATVVWLLWVLNLQTDPNLVALVMVLLVLVALGSWILGRWGGIAAGSRSRIAARAAAAVIIIASMVTVLSQVPAPAKAERTAAATTYSAGLEWEPFSRQLVRDLRTSGKSVFVDFTAAWCLSCQVNKRVALSDSRVVEQFETLGVVPVQADWTSRDPEITQALAEFGRNSVPLYVLYTGGPDSEPEILPELLTPGLVLDALQKVESGSAAIR; this is encoded by the coding sequence ATGAAATCAATGCGCGCCACCTTACTGTCGCTAGCGATCCTGTTCGCCATCGGTGCCGGCACCTGGTCCGTACACGGTCAGGCGGTCCGTACCGATTACATGGAGACCGAACTGGTCGTGGAGACAACGTCCATCAAACCCGGGCAGCCTTTCTGGGCCGGCCTGAGGATGAAGATGGACGAGCACTGGCACACCTACTGGCGCAATCCCGCCGATTCGGGTCTGCCCACGAAGATACACTGGACGCTGCCTGATGGATTCCAGGCCGGAGAGATCAACTGGCCCTATCCCCAGAAGATCGAACTCGACATCCTGGCCAGCTACGGCTACGAGGGCGAGACGCTCCTGCTCGTGGAAATCACGCCACCGGCCGACCTGGCACCCGGCGGGACGGTCGACGTCGGAGCCTTCGCGTCCTGGCTGGTCTGCGCGGACATCTGTCTCCCAGGAGAATCCGGATACCAGGTGACGCTGCCCGTTTCCCCGGACGCGCCCCAGGCCGATGATCGATGGACCGATCTCTTTACCCGCACCCGGGAGAACCTTCCGGTCGCGGTCCCCGGATGGCATGTCGAGGCCGCCATCTCCGATTCCACCGTGGCGCTGCACGCCGCGCCGCCCGAATGGTTCCCGGGTAACCTTACCAGCGCCGATTTCTACCCCTACAATGCAGACCTGATCGACTACATATCTCCCCAGAAACTGGAGAAGACGGAGACTGGGTACCTGTTGACGATGCGCCGGTCGGGCTTCTACACGGGCAGGCCGCAGCAGATCACGGGCGTACTGGTGTCCGCGGATGGATGGCGTGGCCCCGGATCGGAGCGTGCCATGGCCGTGAGTGCCGTCTATTCGGACGAACTTCCGGCGGCGGTCGCCGTAATCGGACCGGCGGGTTCAGGCGACGTATCGGTGGTATCGGGCCTTGCGGCCACGGCGGTTTCCGGCGATCTCGTATCCGGCCTGTGGCAAGCCCTGCTCTTCGCCCTCGTCGGCGGCATGATCCTCAACCTGATGCCCTGCGTCCTCCCAGTGTTGTCTATCAAGGTGCTCGGATTCATCCACCAGGCGGGCGACGACCCGGCAAAGGCCCGCAGGCACGGCCTGGTCTTCACCGCGGGCGTCCTGGTTTCCTTTCTCGCATTGGCGGCCGTCCTGATCGCCCTACGGGCCGGGGGAGAGCAGCTGGGCTGGGGATTCCAGCTCCAGTCGCCGGCCTTCATCGTCGTTCTGTCGGTCATCATATTCATGTTCGGCCTGAGTCTCTTCGGCGTCTTCGAGATCGGCACGTCGCTGGTCGGGCTCGGCGGGCGGATGGATTCGGGGAGCGGACTCGGCGGATCCTTCCTGAGCGGCGTCCTGGCCACGGTCGTGGCCACGCCGTGCACCGCGCCGTTCATGGGCGTTGCCCTGGGATACGCCCTGACGCAGTCGGCGGTCCAGTCCCTGGCGATCTTCGGGTTCCTCGGCCTGGGCATGGCCCTGCCCTACCTGACCCTGTCATCTGTACCCGTCCTCCTGCGGTATGTGCCGAAACCCGGCGCGTGGATGGAATCCTTCAAACAGTTCATGGGTTTCCTCATGATGGCCACCGTGGTCTGGTTGCTCTGGGTGCTGAACCTCCAGACGGACCCCAACCTGGTCGCCCTGGTGATGGTCCTGCTGGTGCTGGTAGCCCTTGGAAGCTGGATTCTCGGCCGCTGGGGAGGCATCGCTGCCGGAAGCCGTTCGAGGATAGCTGCCCGTGCTGCCGCCGCGGTGATCATCATCGCGAGCATGGTAACCGTACTGAGCCAGGTGCCGGCACCGGCCAAGGCGGAACGGACCGCCGCGGCTACGACATACAGCGCGGGGCTGGAATGGGAACCCTTCTCCCGGCAGTTGGTGCGGGACCTGCGCACTTCCGGGAAGTCGGTTTTCGTGGACTTCACCGCGGCCTGGTGCCTGAGCTGCCAGGTCAACAAGCGCGTGGCGCTGAGCGACAGCCGCGTGGTGGAGCAGTTCGAGACCCTGGGCGTGGTCCCGGTCCAGGCCGACTGGACGTCAAGGGACCCCGAGATCACGCAGGCGCTCGCCGAATTCGGTCGCAACAGCGTCCCACTGTATGTGCTGTATACGGGCGGTCCGGATTCCGAACCGGAGATCCTGCCTGAACTGCTCACACCCGGCCTGGTGCTGGATGCGTTGCAGAAGGTGGAAAGCGGGAGCGCTGCCATCAGGTAG
- a CDS encoding carbohydrate binding family 9 domain-containing protein, with product MTSVVALADSADMSHGRGGLSPAVYWHGGRRKRKAFGFDLHHAQEGTVANMHLKSLVPPIFALIAVFALSVDTALAQTSADAPAVPAMEAAQRTGPIAIDGRLDEAAWAVAIPATRFVQREPVEGVEPGEDTEVRVLYDDGAIYIGARMYDDHPERIGRQLVRRDERGAFDLLSVSIDPNNDRLTGYQFRVSAAGAQRDAYLYDDVRQDDAWDAVWESGVAIDEQGWVAEMRIPLNQIRYETTDGAQSWGINFMRRCLATNEIIDFALQSRQRYGRVSVLGRLNGLVLPTEASRLEIRPYILASARTARAEQGNPFFDGSDFSGRGGFGLRYGLSPSYHMVLTVNPDFGQVEVDPAVINLSAFETFFREQRPFFVLDAQEFEFGLSGRDELYYSRRIGRQPRGGTPDGADFADIPTETSILGAAKITGRSPGGVSIGALAAVTGREKGRAHSIANGRIPEFTVEPRAEFGVFRIRKDYRNGASQLGAVGSLVHRALPDDGAFDYLTSEAFSGGVDFEHNWGGARSRDWAAYGYLAGSRVQGSTDALIRLQRSSNHYFQRPDATRLAVDSTATSMNGYNWRLQFARRDAEHWTGAVWFAQISPGFEINDLGFSRSSERLDGGARIQYQNITPGRFFRNYEFSFFSFYNFRHEALDDPWSWSSWRNNYKNGSFWAGAEFELNNYWEVRFDSSYSPTEFSDTRTRGGPVMENPGSYSSRLYLRSDRRKPIYLGTGIDYERSQRGGHEWEAEVEATIRPTPNWELEVSPNFSWERNAAQYVTRTDAVPFAPTYGSRYVFSDLERRSLSLETRLNVAFSPDLTLQLYAQPLLSSGDYLNYKQLLRASSFDFDVLDEGTRSFIDPADGYRYLDFDGDGMPDINFSDRDFNIQSLRMNVVLRWEYRPGSRVFLVWQQTRSERDENGTLDIGRDFGNLFGVESENIFIVKFNYWFGV from the coding sequence ATGACTTCCGTCGTCGCACTGGCGGACAGTGCGGACATGTCGCATGGCCGCGGTGGATTGTCGCCGGCGGTGTATTGGCATGGCGGAAGACGCAAACGCAAAGCTTTTGGATTCGATCTGCACCACGCGCAGGAAGGAACCGTTGCAAATATGCATTTGAAATCCCTTGTCCCGCCGATTTTCGCCCTGATCGCCGTCTTCGCGCTGTCCGTCGATACCGCGCTCGCCCAGACGAGCGCCGACGCGCCTGCCGTCCCCGCCATGGAGGCGGCGCAACGCACCGGGCCCATTGCGATCGACGGCAGGCTGGATGAAGCGGCCTGGGCCGTGGCCATTCCAGCGACGCGGTTCGTCCAAAGGGAACCCGTTGAAGGCGTCGAACCCGGAGAGGACACCGAGGTCCGTGTACTTTACGACGACGGCGCCATCTACATCGGCGCCCGGATGTACGACGATCACCCGGAGCGTATCGGCAGGCAACTCGTCCGGCGGGATGAACGGGGCGCCTTCGACCTGCTCTCCGTTTCCATTGATCCGAACAACGACCGCCTGACCGGATACCAGTTCCGCGTGAGCGCCGCCGGGGCACAGCGTGACGCCTATCTCTACGACGACGTGCGGCAAGACGACGCGTGGGACGCCGTATGGGAATCCGGCGTGGCGATCGACGAACAGGGCTGGGTCGCCGAGATGAGGATACCGCTCAACCAGATAAGGTATGAGACGACGGACGGCGCCCAGTCCTGGGGCATCAACTTCATGCGCCGGTGCCTGGCCACGAATGAGATCATCGACTTCGCCCTCCAGTCCCGCCAGCGTTATGGAAGGGTCAGCGTCCTCGGCCGCCTGAACGGCCTGGTCCTTCCTACAGAGGCCAGCCGCCTGGAGATCCGTCCATACATCCTCGCCAGCGCCCGGACCGCCCGGGCCGAACAGGGGAACCCCTTCTTCGACGGATCCGACTTCAGTGGGCGGGGAGGGTTCGGTCTGCGTTACGGACTCAGTCCATCCTACCACATGGTCCTAACCGTCAACCCGGACTTCGGGCAGGTGGAAGTGGATCCCGCCGTCATAAACCTTTCGGCCTTCGAGACGTTTTTCCGGGAACAGCGGCCGTTTTTCGTGTTAGACGCCCAGGAGTTTGAGTTCGGCCTGTCGGGCCGGGATGAACTGTACTACAGCCGGCGGATCGGGCGGCAACCACGAGGGGGTACGCCAGACGGTGCGGATTTCGCCGACATACCCACGGAGACCAGCATTCTCGGCGCGGCCAAGATCACCGGGCGGTCGCCGGGTGGCGTGTCCATCGGCGCCCTGGCCGCGGTTACGGGCCGGGAAAAGGGCAGGGCCCATTCGATTGCGAACGGCAGGATCCCGGAATTTACGGTCGAACCCCGGGCGGAATTCGGCGTTTTCCGGATCCGCAAGGACTACAGGAACGGCGCCAGCCAACTCGGAGCCGTCGGCTCGTTAGTGCACCGGGCCCTTCCCGACGACGGCGCTTTCGACTACCTCACGTCGGAGGCTTTTTCCGGTGGGGTGGATTTCGAACACAATTGGGGAGGAGCGCGTTCGCGGGACTGGGCCGCTTACGGCTACCTGGCCGGCAGCCGCGTCCAGGGAAGCACAGACGCGCTGATCCGGCTGCAGCGGTCCAGCAATCATTACTTCCAGCGTCCCGACGCCACGCGGTTGGCCGTGGATTCCACCGCCACCTCCATGAACGGCTACAACTGGCGGCTGCAGTTCGCCCGCCGGGACGCCGAACATTGGACCGGAGCGGTCTGGTTCGCCCAGATATCGCCCGGGTTCGAGATCAACGACCTGGGGTTCTCCCGCTCGAGTGAACGACTCGACGGCGGCGCGCGTATCCAGTACCAGAACATCACGCCGGGTCGCTTCTTCCGAAATTACGAGTTCAGTTTCTTTTCCTTCTACAACTTCCGGCACGAAGCCCTAGACGATCCGTGGTCCTGGTCGTCGTGGCGGAACAATTACAAGAACGGCAGCTTTTGGGCGGGGGCCGAATTCGAACTCAACAATTACTGGGAAGTTCGGTTCGACTCCAGTTACAGCCCCACCGAGTTCAGCGACACGCGGACCCGGGGCGGTCCTGTGATGGAGAACCCCGGATCCTATTCATCCCGCCTCTACCTCAGATCGGACCGGAGGAAACCGATCTACCTGGGGACGGGAATCGATTACGAGCGATCCCAGCGGGGCGGCCATGAGTGGGAAGCGGAAGTCGAAGCCACGATTCGCCCGACCCCGAATTGGGAACTGGAAGTTTCGCCTAATTTCAGCTGGGAGCGGAACGCGGCCCAGTATGTTACCCGGACCGACGCCGTGCCCTTCGCGCCTACATACGGCAGCCGTTACGTGTTCTCGGACCTGGAGCGGCGTTCCTTATCCCTGGAAACCCGGTTGAACGTGGCCTTTTCGCCCGACCTGACTTTGCAACTGTATGCACAGCCCCTGCTTTCCTCGGGAGACTACTTGAACTACAAGCAGTTGCTCAGGGCGAGCAGTTTCGATTTCGACGTGCTGGACGAGGGCACGCGTTCCTTCATCGATCCGGCGGACGGCTACAGGTACCTCGACTTCGACGGGGACGGCATGCCCGATATCAATTTCTCGGACCGTGATTTCAACATCCAGTCCCTGCGCATGAACGTGGTGCTGCGCTGGGAGTACCGCCCCGGTTCCCGGGTGTTTCTCGTCTGGCAGCAGACCCGAAGCGAGCGGGACGAAAACGGGACGCTGGACATCGGCAGGGATTTCGGCAACCTATTCGGCGTGGAATCAGAGAACATCTTCATCGTCAAGTTCAACTACTGGTTCGGCGTGTGA